A genomic stretch from Coffea arabica cultivar ET-39 chromosome 10c, Coffea Arabica ET-39 HiFi, whole genome shotgun sequence includes:
- the LOC113714716 gene encoding protein RDM1-like isoform X2, with protein sequence MVPRWFPVTNMERPRSSPEQVNILSDDSSSDDGAGPESKRLRTAAEIPQRALQIIPEDVMLGKAQTYQEYMRQIPIPLLRGSVVPFTSWTGLGTSLKQLYGQPLHYLTNVHLRQLDILRIGAEDEDRPLDTIIPPPKAEASIWLIEEVHRLSSSHHHLAKLWHNDPLHHIFIDPIFIELQKPSR encoded by the exons TTACAAATATGGAGAGGCCAAGATCCTCTCCTGAGCAAGTCAACATATTATCTGATGATTCATCTTCTGATGACGGTGCTGGACCAGAAAGTAAACGGCTACGAACTGCTGCAGAGATCCCTCAACGAGCTTTACAGATAATACCTGAAG ATGTGATGCTAGGAAAGGCTCAAACGTACCAAGAATACATGAGACAGATTCCTATCCCCTTGTTACGTGGCTCTGTTGTTCCATTTACTTCTTGGACTGGATTGGGCACATCCCTTAAGCAACTGTATGGGCAACCCCTGCATTACCTCACCAATGTGCATCTGAGACAATTGGACATATTGAGAATTGGAGCAGAAGATGAAGACAGGCCACTGGATACCATAATTCCGCCTCCTAAAGCCGAAGCCAGCATCTGGCTTATTGAAGAAGTTCACCGGCTGTCCTCTTCACATCATCATCTGGCTAAACTTTGGCATAATGATCCTTTGCATCATATTTTTATTGATCCCATTTTTATAGAACTGCAGAAGCCATCTCGTTGA
- the LOC113714716 gene encoding protein RDM1-like isoform X3, producing MERPRSSPEQVNILSDDSSSDDGAGPESKRLRTAAEIPQRALQIIPEDVMLGKAQTYQEYMRQIPIPLLRGSVVPFTSWTGLGTSLKQLYGQPLHYLTNVHLRQLDILRIGAEDEDRPLDTIIPPPKAEASIWLIEEVHRLSSSHHHLAKLWHNDPLHHIFIDPIFIELQKPSR from the exons ATGGAGAGGCCAAGATCCTCTCCTGAGCAAGTCAACATATTATCTGATGATTCATCTTCTGATGACGGTGCTGGACCAGAAAGTAAACGGCTACGAACTGCTGCAGAGATCCCTCAACGAGCTTTACAGATAATACCTGAAG ATGTGATGCTAGGAAAGGCTCAAACGTACCAAGAATACATGAGACAGATTCCTATCCCCTTGTTACGTGGCTCTGTTGTTCCATTTACTTCTTGGACTGGATTGGGCACATCCCTTAAGCAACTGTATGGGCAACCCCTGCATTACCTCACCAATGTGCATCTGAGACAATTGGACATATTGAGAATTGGAGCAGAAGATGAAGACAGGCCACTGGATACCATAATTCCGCCTCCTAAAGCCGAAGCCAGCATCTGGCTTATTGAAGAAGTTCACCGGCTGTCCTCTTCACATCATCATCTGGCTAAACTTTGGCATAATGATCCTTTGCATCATATTTTTATTGATCCCATTTTTATAGAACTGCAGAAGCCATCTCGTTGA
- the LOC113714717 gene encoding uncharacterized protein — MDAEGGAEFQDWEVLQSESGLESAYPLQNSSDFQEIDAQSEGMIQTDYFSMDPLRNSFSTRTVSVVSDANEVGSENSDNPSWIDPNSDTRYPRKDAGGEFWSDSSSDRSDERKFSELEGNNEKIQVGFDGNEKMQVGSGGIEEIGGGVNGKSLENFEKLLSVSGGVELDSVKVGEEVVEVDGESSCEENANSVALVEEKNEKGSTDAGVKNEGAEGFEIEARTEVEAEEEKKKAVVWWKVPIEFLKYWVFRASPVWTFSVAAAVMGFVILGRRLYKMKKKNRGLEMKVTMDDKKISQFMSRAARLNEAFSVVKRVPVVRPSLPAVGVTPWPVMSLR, encoded by the exons ATGGATGCTGAGGGAGGTGCAGAATTTCAAGACTGGGAGGTTCTCCAGTCTGAGTCGGGTTTGGAATCTGCTTACCCACTTCAGAATTCCAGTGATTTCCAAGAAATTGATGCTCAATCGGAAGGTATGATTCAGACTGATTACTTCTCCATGGACCCTTTACGGAATAGTTTTAGTACTAGGACTGTTTCTGTTGTTTCTGATGCTAACGAGGTGGGTTCCGAGAATTCGGATAATCCCAGTTGGATTGACCCCAATTCGGATACCCGGTACCCCAGGAAGGATGCTGGGGGCGAGTTTTGGTCCGATTCGAGCAGTGACCGGTCCGATGAGCGGAAATTTAGCGAATTGGAGGGGAATAATGAGAAAATACAAGTGGGTTTCGATGGAAATGAGAAGATGCAAGTGGGGTCTGGAGGGATTGAGGAAATAGGTGGAGGTGTAAATGGGAAAAGTTTGGAGAATTTTGAGAAGCTTTTGTCTGTTTCGGGTGGGGTTGAATTGGATTCTGTGAAAGTTGGGGAGGAGGTCGTTGAGGTGGATGGCGAATCGAGTTGTGAGGAAAACGCTAATTCAGTGGCTTTAGtggaggaaaagaatgaaaaggGGTCGACTGATGCTGGTGTGAAAAATGAAGGTGCTGAGGGTTTTGAAATTGAAGCTAGGACAGAGGTGGAAGCcgaggaggagaagaaaaaggCTGTTGTGTGGTGGAAGGTTCCAATTGAGTTCTTGAAGTACTGGGTTTTTAGAGCCAGTCCTGTTTGGACTTTCTCCGTAGCTGCTGCTGTGATGGGGTTTGTTATTTTAGGAAGAAGGTTGTataagatgaagaagaagaaccgCGGCTTAGAAATGAAGGTCACCATGGATGACAAG AAGATCTCTCAGTTTATGAGCCGGGCTGCACGCCTTAATGAAGCTTTCTCAGTAGTGAAGCGTGTCCCCGTGGTTCGGCCATCACTTCCAGCTGTTGGGGTCACACCATGGCCTGTTATGAGTCTGAGATGA
- the LOC113714716 gene encoding protein RDM1-like isoform X1: MIPSVSDSASDVYFSVTNMERPRSSPEQVNILSDDSSSDDGAGPESKRLRTAAEIPQRALQIIPEDVMLGKAQTYQEYMRQIPIPLLRGSVVPFTSWTGLGTSLKQLYGQPLHYLTNVHLRQLDILRIGAEDEDRPLDTIIPPPKAEASIWLIEEVHRLSSSHHHLAKLWHNDPLHHIFIDPIFIELQKPSR; the protein is encoded by the exons TTACAAATATGGAGAGGCCAAGATCCTCTCCTGAGCAAGTCAACATATTATCTGATGATTCATCTTCTGATGACGGTGCTGGACCAGAAAGTAAACGGCTACGAACTGCTGCAGAGATCCCTCAACGAGCTTTACAGATAATACCTGAAG ATGTGATGCTAGGAAAGGCTCAAACGTACCAAGAATACATGAGACAGATTCCTATCCCCTTGTTACGTGGCTCTGTTGTTCCATTTACTTCTTGGACTGGATTGGGCACATCCCTTAAGCAACTGTATGGGCAACCCCTGCATTACCTCACCAATGTGCATCTGAGACAATTGGACATATTGAGAATTGGAGCAGAAGATGAAGACAGGCCACTGGATACCATAATTCCGCCTCCTAAAGCCGAAGCCAGCATCTGGCTTATTGAAGAAGTTCACCGGCTGTCCTCTTCACATCATCATCTGGCTAAACTTTGGCATAATGATCCTTTGCATCATATTTTTATTGATCCCATTTTTATAGAACTGCAGAAGCCATCTCGTTGA
- the LOC113714719 gene encoding probable protein phosphatase 2C 2 isoform X1: MIELCEFVLRVSVISLGLIFLRRLRKSICMAMAITSAAASKQSSSGTPPATWLSSFFVEKGASFKQFGGSKRQKIIGNNIKDQELDRKKKSSDHGPHQLAVPEINKPIHEACEEYLSPSENHGSVTLEDPAVVKSSAIKNPFEKKQSTILKKRPAQLIVPAYCPASDFGQVGKILERKEFQTEGKGFAMASKKGRREIMEDGHGVMLDISGNPKQAFFVVIDGHGGRAAADFVAENLGRNIMNEIQLLGNDGNRIEAAVRKGYSVTDEQFLNRKVNGGACAASVLVKDGELHVANVGDCKVILSRKGVATALTKDHRLTREDERIRIEKSGGLLHCRNGVWRVNGTLAVSRAFGDLYLKDHVISEPDILQLPLTYDCDFLIVASDGLWDKVGDQEAVDVVSSKKDSLESCKELIAMSTSRGGVDDITVMVINLQKFVN, translated from the exons ATGATAGAATTATGTGAATTTGTTCTACGAGTTTCAGTAATCTCTCTAGGTTTAATCTTCCTCCGACGCCTCAGGAAAAGCATTTGCATGGCCATGGCCATAACCTCGGCTGCAGCATCAAAACAATCTTCTTCTGGCACTCCTCCAGCAACATGGCTCAGCTCATTCTTCGTCGAAAAAGGGGCATCTTTCAAGCAATTTGGAGGCTCAAAGAGACAGAAGATCATCGGTAACAATATTAAGGATCAAGAACTTGATCGAAAAAAGAAATCTAGCGATCATGGTCCGCATCAATTGGCTGTACCAGAAATCAATAAGCCAATTCATGAAGCATGCGAAGAGTATCTCTCCCCCAGTGAAAATCATGGTTCGGTGACCTTGGAAGATCCAGCTGTTGTGAAAAGTAGTGCTATTAAGAACCCCTTCGAGAAAAAGCAATCTACAATATTAAAGAAGAGGCCTGCACAGCTCATTGTACCGGCATATTGCCCGGCTTCAGATTTCGGTCAAGTAGGGAAAATTTTGGAGAGGAAGGAATTTCAGACGGAAGGAAAAGGTTTTGCCATGGCTAGTaagaaaggaaggagagaaATAATGGAAGATGGGCATGGTGTCATGCTAGATATTTCAGGCAACCCTAAACAA GCATTTTTTGTGGTGATTGATGGGCATGGAGGCCGAGCTGCTGCTGATTTTGTAGCTGAAAATCTCGGAAGGAACATAATGAATGAGATACAGTTGTTGGGAAATGATGGAAACAGGATTGAAGCAGCAGTACGCAAAGGTTACTCGGTCACGGATGAGCAATTCCTTAATCGG AAGGTGAATGGTGGAGCTTGTGCAGCTAGCGTCCTGGTCAAGGATGGAGAACTGCACGTAGCAAATGTAGGCGATTGTAAAGTAATCCTTAGTAGAAAAGGAGTAGCTACTGCATTGACTAAAGATCATCGCCTCACCAGGGAGGATGAGCGTATTCGCATCGAAAAATCG GGTGGTCTTTTGCATTGTCGAAATGGTGTTTGGAGAGTGAATGGAACCCTTGCAGTTTCCAGGGCATTTGGTGACCTTTACTTGAAAGATCATGTCATTTCTGAACCGGATATTTTGCAACTTCCTTTAACTTATGACTGTGATTTTCTGATCGTGGCTTCTGATGGATTGTGGGATAAG GTAGGTGATCAGGAGGCAGTTGATGTAGTATCAAGTAAGAAGGATTCATTGGAGTCCTGCAAGGAGCTTATAGCTATGTCTACCAGCCGAGGTGGTGTGGATGATATAACAGTGATGGTGATTAACCTTCAAAAGTTTGTAAATTAG
- the LOC113714719 gene encoding probable protein phosphatase 2C 2 isoform X2 → MAMAITSAAASKQSSSGTPPATWLSSFFVEKGASFKQFGGSKRQKIIGNNIKDQELDRKKKSSDHGPHQLAVPEINKPIHEACEEYLSPSENHGSVTLEDPAVVKSSAIKNPFEKKQSTILKKRPAQLIVPAYCPASDFGQVGKILERKEFQTEGKGFAMASKKGRREIMEDGHGVMLDISGNPKQAFFVVIDGHGGRAAADFVAENLGRNIMNEIQLLGNDGNRIEAAVRKGYSVTDEQFLNRKVNGGACAASVLVKDGELHVANVGDCKVILSRKGVATALTKDHRLTREDERIRIEKSGGLLHCRNGVWRVNGTLAVSRAFGDLYLKDHVISEPDILQLPLTYDCDFLIVASDGLWDKVGDQEAVDVVSSKKDSLESCKELIAMSTSRGGVDDITVMVINLQKFVN, encoded by the exons ATGGCCATGGCCATAACCTCGGCTGCAGCATCAAAACAATCTTCTTCTGGCACTCCTCCAGCAACATGGCTCAGCTCATTCTTCGTCGAAAAAGGGGCATCTTTCAAGCAATTTGGAGGCTCAAAGAGACAGAAGATCATCGGTAACAATATTAAGGATCAAGAACTTGATCGAAAAAAGAAATCTAGCGATCATGGTCCGCATCAATTGGCTGTACCAGAAATCAATAAGCCAATTCATGAAGCATGCGAAGAGTATCTCTCCCCCAGTGAAAATCATGGTTCGGTGACCTTGGAAGATCCAGCTGTTGTGAAAAGTAGTGCTATTAAGAACCCCTTCGAGAAAAAGCAATCTACAATATTAAAGAAGAGGCCTGCACAGCTCATTGTACCGGCATATTGCCCGGCTTCAGATTTCGGTCAAGTAGGGAAAATTTTGGAGAGGAAGGAATTTCAGACGGAAGGAAAAGGTTTTGCCATGGCTAGTaagaaaggaaggagagaaATAATGGAAGATGGGCATGGTGTCATGCTAGATATTTCAGGCAACCCTAAACAA GCATTTTTTGTGGTGATTGATGGGCATGGAGGCCGAGCTGCTGCTGATTTTGTAGCTGAAAATCTCGGAAGGAACATAATGAATGAGATACAGTTGTTGGGAAATGATGGAAACAGGATTGAAGCAGCAGTACGCAAAGGTTACTCGGTCACGGATGAGCAATTCCTTAATCGG AAGGTGAATGGTGGAGCTTGTGCAGCTAGCGTCCTGGTCAAGGATGGAGAACTGCACGTAGCAAATGTAGGCGATTGTAAAGTAATCCTTAGTAGAAAAGGAGTAGCTACTGCATTGACTAAAGATCATCGCCTCACCAGGGAGGATGAGCGTATTCGCATCGAAAAATCG GGTGGTCTTTTGCATTGTCGAAATGGTGTTTGGAGAGTGAATGGAACCCTTGCAGTTTCCAGGGCATTTGGTGACCTTTACTTGAAAGATCATGTCATTTCTGAACCGGATATTTTGCAACTTCCTTTAACTTATGACTGTGATTTTCTGATCGTGGCTTCTGATGGATTGTGGGATAAG GTAGGTGATCAGGAGGCAGTTGATGTAGTATCAAGTAAGAAGGATTCATTGGAGTCCTGCAAGGAGCTTATAGCTATGTCTACCAGCCGAGGTGGTGTGGATGATATAACAGTGATGGTGATTAACCTTCAAAAGTTTGTAAATTAG